One window from the genome of Andrena cerasifolii isolate SP2316 chromosome 3, iyAndCera1_principal, whole genome shotgun sequence encodes:
- the LOC143367350 gene encoding glucose dehydrogenase [FAD, quinone], with product MAIGLTTLLSTTSVLGFSLIPLLAIGLTVFRYNQADPESHPTNARQLLRTYDFIVIGGGSAGAVVASRLSEVSNWTVLLLEAGGDENEISDVPLLAGYTQLSEFDWKYQTSPPTASAYCLAMTGDRCNWPRGKVLGGSSVLNAMIYVRGNRRDYDNWASLGNVGWSYDEVLPYFLKSEDNRNPYLARTPYHSTGGYLTVQEAPWRTPLSIAFLQAGQELGYENRDINGANQTGFMLAQATIRRGSRCSTAKAFLRPIKNRQNLHIAMNSQALRVLFNEDKRATGVEILRDGRLQTVRVRREIVLSAGAINSPQLLMLSGIGPEEHLTEFNIPVISNLRVGDNLQDHVGLGGLTFVVNEPISLKKDRFQTMPVMIEYVLNERGPMTSPGVEGLAFVNSKYADRTGDYPDVQFHFAPSSINSDSGDQIKKIVGLRDRVYNTMYKPLNHAETWSILPLLLRPRSSGWVRLKSKNPMVYPDINPNYFTHKEDMDVLVEGIRIAMELSNTTAFQRFGSRPHSIRMPGCHRYPFDTYEYWECAIRHFTFTIYHPTGTCKMGPKTDPTAVVDHRLRVYGVKGVRVADASIMPVIVSGNPNAPTIMIGEKASDIIKEDWLYRKKRYVGGQ from the exons ATGGCAATAGGGCTGACCACTTTGCTCAGTACTACTTCGGTCCTCGGGTTCAGCCTCATTCCCCTTCTAGCGATAGGCTTGACCGTCTTTCGTTACAATCAAGCGGATCCAGAGTCCCACCCAACAAACGCTCGCCAG TTGCTGCGAACGTACGATTTTATAGTGATAGGAGGCGGGAGCGCGGGGGCAGTGGTCGCATCGAGGCTATCCGAGGTATCGAATTGGACAGTGCTACTACTAGAAGCAGGCGGCGACGAAAATGAAATCTCAGACGTTCCTTTGCTCGCTGGTTACACCCAGCTGTCCGAGTTCGACTGGAAGTATCAGACTTCACCACCGACTGCGTCTGCGTATTGCCTTGCCATGACAGGCGACAGGTGCAACTGGCCACGCGGAAAAGTCCTTGGTGGCAGCAGCGTGCTGAACGCTATGATTTATGTGCGCGGTAATCG CCGCGACTACGACAACTGGGCTAGCCTAGGCAACGTGGGCTGGAGCTACGACGAGGTTCTCCCGTACTTCCTCAAGTCCGAGGACAATCGCAATCCATATCTGGCGAGGACGCCGTACCACAGCACAGGCGGTTACCTGACCGTGCAAGAAGCACCATGGAGGACACCGTTATCGATCGCGTTCCTGCAAGCCGGCCAAGAGCTGGGCTACGAGAATCGCGACATAAACGGAGCGAACCAGACCGGTTTCATGCTAGCCCAGGCTACGATTCGCCGTGGAAGTCGCTGCTCCACAGCTAAGGCCTTCCTGAGGCCGATCAAGAACAGGCAGAACCTCCACATAGCGATGAACTCGCAAGCGTTGAGGGTACTGTTCAACGAGGACAAGAGGGCCACGGGGGTCGAGATCCTCCGGGATGGCCGCCTGCAAACCGTAAGAGTCAGGCGGGAGATCGTGCTATCAGCAGGGGCGATCAACTCCCCTCAGCTGCTGATGCTATCCGGGATCGGGCCTGAAGAGCACTTGACAGAGTTCAATATACCAGTGATATCGAACCTGAGGGTTGGTGATAACCTCCAGGACCACGTGGGCCTCGGCGGGCTGACGTTCGTCGTCAACGAACCCATCAGCCTGAAGAAGGACCGTTTCCAGACCATGCCAGTGATGATAGAGTACGTTTTGAACGAGCGTGGACCGATGACCAGCCCGGGGGTGGAGGGTCTGGCCTTCGTCAACAGCAAATACGCGGATCGGACTGGGGACTACCCAGACGTTCAGTTCCACTTCGCCCCCAGCTCTATTAATTCAGACAGCGGCGATCAGATCAAGAAGATCGTGGGTCTGAGGGACAGGGTGTATAATACCATGTACAAGCCACTGAACCACGCAGAGACCTGGTCCATACTACCACTGTTGCTCAGGCCGAGGAGCTCCGGCTGGGTGCGCCTGAAGAGCAAGAACCCTATGGTTTATCCAGATATCAATCCTAATTATTTCACGCACAAAGAGGACATGGACGTTTTGGTGGAGGGTATAAGAATCGCCATGGAGCTGTCCAACACCACTGCGTTTCAGAGGTTCGGCTCCAGGCCACATAGCATTCGCATGCCAGGCTGCCATCGTTACCCATTCGATACTTATGAGTACTGGGAGTGCGCCATTCGACACTTCACTTTTACTATCTACCACCCGACGGGCACTTGCAAAATGGGACCAAAGACAGACCCAACAGCGGTTGTTGATCACAGGCTAAGGGTTTATGGGGTGAAAGGTGTCAGGGTGGCCGACGCATCTATCATGCCTGTGATCGTCAGCGGGAATCCTAACGCGCCTACGATCATGATCGGAGAAAAGGCGAGTGACATCATCAAGGAGGATTGGCTGTACAGGAAGAAACGATACGTAGGTGGACAATGA
- the LOC143367349 gene encoding glucose dehydrogenase [FAD, quinone], with protein sequence MVFSTIVVTSALKGALGLVGTSLWLIPLLIAGLSYYRYDQLDPESRAIDRYPLYPEYDFVVVGGGSAGAVVASRLSEIPDWNVLLLEAGPDENEVTDVPSLAAYLQLSKLDWKYKTEPTGKACLAMKGGRCNWPRGKVLGGSSVLNYMLYVRGNRHDYDYWESLGNPGWGYDQALYYFKKSEDNRNPYLQRSPYHSTGGYLTVQESPWKTPLVVAFVQAGVEMGYENRDINGERQTGFMIAQGTIRRGSRCSTAKAFLRPVRLRRNIHTAMNSHVTRIVIDPLTMRATGVEFVRDGRKQMVRARKEVILSAGAINSPQILMLSGIGPKDHLRHVGIPVMKDLRVGDNLQDHVGMGGLTFLIDKPVAIVQDRFQAAPVTMHYVANGRGPMTTLGGVEGYAFVNTKYANRSMDYPDIQLHMAPASINSDAGVQVRKVLGITDEVYDTVYRPISNKDAWTIMPLLLRPRSRGTVRLRSSNPFHSPLIDANYFSDPVDIATLVEGAKMALRVSEAKVFKQFGSRLHRLKLPGCRHLKFASDAYWECHIRHISMTIYHPVGTTKMGPPSDPNAVVDYRLKVYGVDGLRVIDASIMPTMSSGNTNAPVIMIGEKGADLVKNDWLAAGSARNK encoded by the coding sequence ATGGTGTTCAGTACGATAGTAGTAACTTCCGCCCTGAAGGGGGCACTGGGCCTGGTGGGCACGAGCCTCTGGTTAATCCCACTGCTAATTGCTGGTCTGTCTTACTATCGCTACGACCAGCTGGACCCCGAGAGTCGAGCCATAGACAGGTACCCTCTGTACCCCGAATACGACTTTGTAGTAGTGGGTGGAGGATCGGCGGGGGCAGTGGTAGCCAGTCGACTCTCAGAAATACCAGACTGGAACGTCCTGCTGCTGGAGGCTGGCCCAGACGAGAACGAAGTGACGGACGTGCCTTCGCTGGCTGCTTACCTACAGCTAAGCAAGCTGGACTGGAAATACAAAACAGAGCCCACGGGGAAGGCCTGCCTGGCGATGAAGGGTGGCCGTTGCAACTGGCCGCGTGGCAAAGTCCTGGGAGGCAGCAGTGTCTTGAACTACATGCTCTATGTGCGCGGGAACAGGCACGATTACGATTACTGGGAGTCCCTGGGTAACCCTGGCTGGGGTTACGACCAGGCCCTCTATTATTTTAAGAAGTCGGAGGACAACAGGAACCCCTATCTGCAGAGGAGTCCTTACCACTCGACGGGCGGCTACCTGACCGTGCAGGAGTCGCCGTGGAAGACGCCGCTGGTGGTGGCATTCGTTCAGGCTGGAGTCGAGATGGGGTACGAGAACAGGGATATCAATGGAGAGCGGCAGACGGGGTTCATGATCGCGCAGGGGACGATCCGGAGGGGTAGCAGGTGCTCCACGGCGAAGGCGTTCCTCCGGCCAGTCCGACTGCGAAGGAACATCCATACTGCTATGAACTCCCACGTGACTAGAATTGTGATAGACCCGCTGACGATGCGAGCTACCGGCGTGGAGTTCGTGAGGGACGGTCGGAAGCAGATGGTCAGGGCGCGGAAGGAAGTGATTCTTTCGGCTGGTGCCATCAACAGCCCTCAGATCCTCATGCTCTCGGGCATAGGACCCAAGGACCACTTGAGGCACGTCGGGATACCAGTGATGAAGGATCTAAGGGTAGGCGACAATCTGCAGGACCACGTCGGCATGGGCGGTCTGACGTTCCTCATCGACAAGCCCGTGGCCATCGTGCAGGATCGCTTCCAAGCCGCCCCTGTGACGATGCATTACGTGGCTAATGGCAGGGGTCCGATGACCACCCTCGGCGGCGTAGAGGGTTACGCGTTCGTTAATACGAAGTACGCGAACCGGTCCATGGATTACCCAGATATCCAGTTGCACATGGCGCCAGCGTCGATCAACTCGGACGCTGGTGTTCAAGTGAGAAAGGTTCTGGGCATCACTGACGAGGTGTACGATACTGTCTACAGGCCGATATCGAACAAAGACGCCTGGACCATAATGCCCCTGCTGCTCAGGCCCAGATCACGCGGCACAGTTAGGTTGAGAAGCTCCAATCCTTTCCACAGTCCCCTGATCGATGCCAACTACTTCTCCGACCCCGTGGACATCGCCACCCTCGTCGAGGGCGCCAAGATGGCGTTGCGCGTCAGCGAGGCGAAGGTCTTCAAGCAGTTCGGCTCGAGGCTGCATCGCCTGAAATTGCCGGGATGCAGGCACTTGAAGTTCGCCTCGGATGCTTATTGGGAGTGCCATATTCGGCACATCTCGATGACCATTTACCACCCGGTCGGGACGACGAAGATGGGCCCTCCCAGCGACCCCAACGCCGTCGTCGATTACAGATTGAAGGTGTACGGGGTGGATGGGTTGAGGGTGATCGACGCGTCCATCATGCCCACGATGTCTAGTGGCAATACGAACGCGCCCGTCATTATGATCGGGGAGAAGGGCGCGGATCTTGTGAAGAATGATTGGCTGGCCGCGGGGAGTGCGAGGAACAAATGA
- the LOC143367347 gene encoding glucose dehydrogenase [FAD, quinone], with the protein MNVNAGCVLSLLRLLLLSAMVAVTFHDQSRAHAQRREYADLYGFDSFNGSAAENILGAGIGALNFLRENELFQDHAQPDMTPGPDSVYDFVVVGAGTAGATIASRLTEIDEFRVLLIEAGPEETMFMDVPILAHFLQGVDEIDWRYETEPSDKYCLGMKGHRCKWPRGKVMGGSSVLNYMIATRGSPQDYDRWAQMGNAGWAYKDVLKYFKKLEGVRIPKLGRDTKYRNTRGPVSINYAPYHSPLSAAFLEAGQELGYPLVDYNGEKQIGFSYIQGTISRGYRMSSNRAYLVGKRRRNLHVTKMSMVHRILIDKRDKRAVGVQFVKGNRRISVYARKEVILCAGAIGSPQLLMLSGVGPAEHLKKLGINVIKDSRVGDNLMDHIAYGGLTFTVDQPVSVLMYNLTDIRNPYAKDFLLRQDGPLTITGGCDGIAFLDVDDPKNRDGVPNIELLSLISSIYMLDALMKNFGFSREIVDKFSHFQSTNSYGIFPMLLKPRSRGSIRLQSSDVNVKPRIVPNYLNDPEDIRVIIKGIRAAVQVCRTRAMRKLGVAFYNKTVPECENYPFDSDDYWLCNTRMQTLTIYHYSGTCKMGPLNDKTAVVDPALKVIGIKGLRVADCSIMPEIPAAHTNIPVFMIAEKASDMIKKEWGYLNN; encoded by the exons ATGAACGTAAACGCAGGATGTGTTCTGTCCTTGCTGCGGCTGCTGCTCTTGTCCGCCATGGTGGCCGTGACTTTTCACGATCAGTCGCGCGCACACGCTCAGCGCAGAGAATACGCGGACCTCTATGGCTTCGACAGCTTCAACGGCTCCGCGGCGGAGAACATATTAGGCGCCGGGATAGGTGCCCTGAACTTCCTCCGCGAGAACGAGCTGTTCCAGGATCACGCCCAGCCGGACATGACACCCGGGCCTGACTCGGTCTACGATTTCGTCGTGGTGGGTGCTGGAACGGCGGGCGCAACGATAGCCTCCAGACTGACCGAGATCGACGAGTTCAGGGTGCTGCTGATCGAGGCTGGCCCTGAGGAGACAATGTTCATGGACGTGCCCATCCTGGCGCACTTCCTGCAGGGCGTGGACGAGATAGACTGGAGGTACGAGACAGAGCCGTCCGACAAGTACTGCTTGGGCATGAAGGGGCACAGGTGCAAGTGGCCCAGGGGCAAGGTGATGGGCGGCAGTAGCGTCCTCAACTACATGATCGCTACCAGAGGCAGCCCTCAGGACTACGACCGTTGGGCCCAGATGGGAAACGCTGGCTGGGCCTACAAGGACGTACTGAAGTACTTCAAGAAGCTGGAAGGCGTGCGGATACCGAAGCTCGGGCGTGACACGAAATACAGAAACACCAGGGGACCAGTGAGCATCAATTACGCCCCCTATCACTCACCCCTGTCAGCCGCGTTCCTGGAAGCCGGCCAGGAGCTCGGATACCCGCTCGTCGACTACAACGGGGAGAAGCAGATAGGGTTCTCGTATATACAGGGGACCATTTCCCGCGGCTATCGAATGAGCAGCAACAGGGCGTACCTGGTGGGCAAAAGGCGGAGGAACCTTCACGTGACGAAGATGAGCATGGTGCATAGGATACTGATCGACAAGAGGGACAAACGGGCGGTGGGCGTTCAGTTCGTCAAGGGCAACCGCCGAATCTCGGTGTACGCCAGGAAGGAGGTGATACTGTGCGCGGGGGCCATCGGGTCCCCGCAGTTGCTGATGCTGTCGGGTGTCGGGCCCGCCGAACACTTGAAGAAACTCGGGATAAACGTGATAAAAGACTCGCGGGTTGGCGACAACCTCATGGACCACATAGCGTACGGCGGATTGACGTTCACGGTCGATCAACCGGTTAGTGTATTGATGTACAATTTGACCGATATTAGGAATCCTTACGCGAAGGACTTCTTGCTTAGGCAAGACGGGCCACTGACGATCACCGGCGGCTGCGACGGTATAGCGTTCCTGGACGTGGACGACCCGAAGAATCGGGACGGTGTACCGAACATAGAGCTTTTGTCCCTCATCAGCTCGATTTACATGTTGGATGCCCTGATGAAGAATTTTGGCTTCAGTCGGGAGATAGTGGATAAATTCTCGCACTTCCAGAGCACCAACTCGTACGGGATATTCCCGATGCTGTTGAAGCCGCGGAGCCGCGGCTCGATCAGACTTCAGTCCAGTGACGTGAACGTGAAGCCACGAATCGTCCCCAATTATCTTAATGACCCCGAGGACATCAGAGTCATAATCAAGGGGATCAGGGCTGCCGTTCAGGTCTGCAGAACGAGAGCCATGAGGAAATTGGGCGTAGCGTTTTACAACAAAACGGTGCCGGAGTGCGAGAACTACCCCTTCGATTCGGACGACTACTGGCTGTGCAACACCAGGATGCAAACGCTCACTATTTATCACTACAGTGGGACTTGCAAAATGGGACCTCTGAACGACAAAACCGCTGTCGTCGATCCCGCTTTGAAA GTGATCGGTATCAAAGGACTGAGAGTAGCGGACTGTTCCATAATGCCGGAAATTCCGGCAGCACACACGAATATTCCAGTATTCATGATCGCCGAGAAAGCGTCGGACATGATTAAAAAGGAATGGGGATACCtgaataattaa